From Thalassococcus sp. S3, one genomic window encodes:
- a CDS encoding MBL fold metallo-hydrolase: protein MDGEAPVLRYPWDTPPERGEAIEVAPGVLWMRLPLPMKLDHVNIYALDDGESWTVIDTGFASKLSKSIWTELMAGPLGGKPVGRVVVTHHHPDHVGLAGWFQSEHSAELITTRTSWLFARMLMLDVQTELPPETLSFYRSAGMDPEILSQRASERPFNFADVVAPMPLGYTRIKQGDVIRMGGRDWDVHIGNGHAPEHATFWSRDCNLVLGGDQMLPSISPNIGVYATEPMADPVSDWLEACERLSALARPDHLVLGGHKLPFTGLPTRMRQLVENHHGALRRLLGHLDEPKTAADCFAPLFKRTIGAGEYGLALVEAVAHCSHLYQAGDVTREMREDGAWLYQRAE from the coding sequence ATGGACGGCGAGGCGCCGGTTCTGCGCTATCCCTGGGACACACCGCCGGAGCGCGGTGAGGCGATCGAGGTGGCACCAGGCGTGTTGTGGATGCGGCTGCCGCTTCCAATGAAGCTCGACCACGTCAACATCTACGCGCTGGACGACGGAGAGAGCTGGACGGTGATCGACACCGGCTTTGCCTCGAAACTGTCCAAGTCGATCTGGACGGAGCTGATGGCCGGTCCGCTTGGCGGCAAGCCGGTTGGTCGCGTTGTCGTCACCCATCACCATCCCGATCACGTGGGCCTTGCCGGCTGGTTTCAGTCAGAGCACAGTGCCGAATTGATCACGACACGCACGTCGTGGCTTTTTGCGCGGATGCTGATGCTGGACGTGCAGACGGAACTGCCGCCCGAGACGCTTTCCTTCTACCGCAGCGCGGGCATGGATCCCGAGATCCTGTCGCAACGCGCCAGCGAGCGGCCGTTCAATTTCGCCGATGTGGTCGCACCCATGCCGCTGGGCTACACCCGGATCAAGCAGGGCGATGTGATCCGCATGGGCGGACGCGACTGGGACGTGCATATCGGCAACGGCCACGCACCCGAACACGCCACCTTCTGGAGCCGCGATTGCAATCTTGTGCTGGGCGGCGATCAGATGCTGCCCTCCATCAGCCCGAATATTGGCGTATACGCGACCGAGCCGATGGCCGATCCCGTCTCTGACTGGCTGGAGGCGTGCGAGCGGCTGTCGGCCCTGGCGCGCCCCGATCATCTGGTTCTTGGCGGGCACAAGCTGCCTTTCACCGGTCTGCCCACCCGGATGCGGCAGCTTGTCGAAAATCATCACGGCGCCCTCCGCCGCCTTCTGGGTCATCTGGACGAGCCGAAAACCGCCGCCGATTGCTTTGCACCGCTGTTCAAACGGACCATCGGCGCGGGGGAATACGGTCTGGCCCTGGTCGAGGCGGTGGCCCATTGCAGCCATCTCTATCAGGCAGGTGACGTGACCCGCGAAATGCGCGAGGATGGGGCCTGGCTCTATCAGCGCGCGGAGTAA
- a CDS encoding acyl-CoA dehydrogenase, whose product MPYRAPVAEYEFLYKHVVGFDQVAGTDRFSEASSDVVTAILSEGGKLCEEILAPLQRVGDTQPARLENGLVRTSPGFPEAWKAITDGGWVSISGDPQYGGMGLPITLATAVNEMMAAACLSLQIAPLMGQGQIEALEHHASDELKELYLPKLMSGEWTGTMNLTEPQAGSDVGALRTKAEPNGDGTYAISGQKIYISWGDHDVADNICHLVLARLPDGVPGTKGISLFLVPKRIPDENGEPGLANSLKVVSLEHKMGLHGSPTCVMQYENATGWLVGKPHGGMAAMFTMMNNARLGVGGQGIGVAEGAYQHALAYALDRKQGGKGPIADHADVRRMLMTMKADVFAARAIACACAVAIDMETATGHDDWSARAAFLTPIAKAFGSDVGNEVAATGVQVHGGMGFVEETGAAQYARDVRVTTIYEGTNGIQAMDLVARKMMDGGETAARLLDEIEAQAEEVRAKMPELANLAEGVWQASETLRETTEWLTAQTAMQDRFAGAVPYLRAFARVLGGHYHLSAAMADPKGPRAALARFYIERLLPEHIALLAHAQSGADGLYTLSLDELAA is encoded by the coding sequence ATGCCCTATCGCGCTCCGGTCGCTGAATACGAATTTCTATACAAACACGTTGTCGGCTTTGATCAGGTCGCCGGCACGGATCGGTTTTCAGAGGCGTCCTCCGACGTCGTCACGGCCATTCTGAGCGAGGGTGGAAAGCTGTGCGAAGAGATACTCGCACCGCTCCAGCGTGTGGGCGACACGCAGCCTGCGCGGCTGGAAAACGGTCTTGTGCGTACCTCTCCGGGATTTCCCGAAGCGTGGAAGGCGATCACCGATGGCGGCTGGGTGTCGATCAGTGGCGATCCCCAATATGGCGGTATGGGCCTGCCCATCACCCTGGCAACGGCAGTGAATGAGATGATGGCGGCGGCCTGCCTGTCGCTTCAGATCGCGCCGCTTATGGGACAGGGTCAGATCGAGGCGCTGGAACATCACGCCAGCGATGAGCTGAAAGAGCTTTATTTGCCCAAGCTGATGTCGGGCGAATGGACCGGCACGATGAACCTGACCGAACCGCAGGCTGGTTCGGACGTGGGGGCGCTGCGTACCAAGGCAGAGCCCAACGGCGATGGCACTTACGCGATTTCGGGCCAGAAGATTTATATCTCCTGGGGCGATCACGACGTGGCCGACAATATCTGCCACCTCGTCCTTGCCCGCCTGCCCGATGGCGTGCCGGGCACGAAGGGGATCAGCCTCTTTCTGGTGCCCAAGCGCATCCCAGATGAAAACGGCGAGCCCGGTTTGGCCAACAGCCTCAAGGTCGTGTCGCTGGAGCACAAGATGGGCCTGCATGGCTCACCCACCTGCGTGATGCAGTACGAAAATGCGACCGGCTGGCTGGTGGGTAAGCCCCATGGCGGCATGGCCGCGATGTTCACCATGATGAACAATGCCCGCCTCGGCGTGGGCGGGCAGGGCATCGGGGTGGCCGAAGGCGCCTATCAGCATGCGCTGGCCTACGCGCTGGACCGCAAGCAGGGCGGGAAAGGCCCCATCGCGGATCATGCCGATGTGCGCCGCATGCTGATGACCATGAAGGCCGACGTATTCGCGGCCCGTGCCATCGCCTGTGCCTGTGCGGTGGCCATCGACATGGAAACTGCCACGGGGCATGACGATTGGAGCGCCCGCGCCGCGTTTCTCACACCCATCGCCAAGGCCTTCGGTTCGGATGTCGGCAACGAGGTCGCGGCCACTGGCGTGCAGGTGCATGGCGGGATGGGCTTTGTCGAAGAGACCGGGGCCGCGCAATATGCGCGAGACGTCCGGGTGACCACGATCTACGAAGGCACCAACGGAATTCAGGCGATGGATCTGGTGGCCCGCAAGATGATGGATGGTGGAGAGACCGCCGCCCGGCTGCTGGACGAGATCGAGGCGCAGGCCGAAGAGGTGCGTGCCAAGATGCCCGAGCTTGCCAATCTGGCCGAAGGTGTATGGCAGGCCTCAGAGACGCTGCGCGAGACAACGGAATGGCTGACGGCCCAGACCGCTATGCAAGACCGTTTCGCAGGGGCGGTACCTTATCTGCGCGCCTTTGCCCGCGTGTTGGGGGGACACTATCACCTGTCCGCGGCCATGGCGGATCCAAAGGGTCCCCGCGCCGCGCTGGCACGTTTCTATATCGAGCGTCTTTTGCCGGAACACATCGCGTTGCTGGCCCATGCCCAAAGCGGTGCAGACGGGCTTTACACGCTCAGCCTCGACGAATTGGCGGCCTGA
- a CDS encoding L-threonylcarbamoyladenylate synthase produces the protein MQPIDTQILRADPENIARAAHLLQSGALVAFPTETVYGLGADARNGKAVALIFQAKNRPQFNPLIVHVPSMEAAQRYVHWSDMAQKVAEAFWPGPLSLVLPLKDNHGLSDLVTAGLSTLALRVPAQPTARALLERFGGPVAAPSANPSGRISPTTAEHVISGLGGKIEAVLDDGPCGVGLESTILGLTSAPQLLRPGGIPLEALTDVLGTSPAARTSKDPLTAPGQMHSHYAPQSAVRLNVTAPRADELLLGFGAVDGDLNLSPSGDLVEAAANLFAHLHALDAQGRPIAVAPVPNHGLGVAINDRLNRAAAPR, from the coding sequence ATGCAACCGATCGACACCCAAATCCTCCGCGCCGACCCGGAGAACATCGCGCGTGCCGCCCATCTGCTCCAAAGCGGCGCGCTTGTCGCGTTTCCGACGGAAACGGTGTACGGACTGGGCGCGGATGCGCGGAACGGCAAGGCTGTGGCCCTTATCTTTCAGGCGAAAAACCGACCTCAGTTCAATCCGCTGATCGTACATGTGCCCTCCATGGAGGCGGCGCAGAGATACGTCCATTGGAGCGACATGGCGCAAAAGGTGGCAGAGGCGTTCTGGCCAGGGCCGCTGAGCCTTGTCTTGCCGTTAAAAGATAACCACGGCTTGTCTGATCTGGTCACGGCAGGCCTGTCGACGCTGGCCCTGCGCGTTCCGGCGCAACCGACGGCACGCGCCTTGCTGGAGCGTTTCGGTGGGCCGGTCGCTGCGCCATCCGCGAACCCGTCGGGACGGATCAGCCCGACGACCGCGGAACACGTGATATCCGGCCTTGGCGGCAAGATCGAAGCGGTGCTGGACGATGGCCCCTGTGGTGTCGGTTTGGAATCCACGATCCTGGGGCTGACATCCGCACCCCAGCTTTTGCGACCCGGTGGAATACCGCTGGAGGCGCTCACAGATGTCCTCGGCACATCCCCGGCAGCGCGCACATCGAAGGATCCTTTGACCGCGCCAGGCCAGATGCACTCACATTACGCGCCTCAGTCTGCCGTTCGGTTGAATGTGACAGCGCCGCGCGCGGATGAACTGCTGCTTGGCTTTGGGGCTGTGGACGGAGATCTGAACCTCTCTCCCTCCGGCGATCTGGTGGAGGCGGCGGCCAATCTTTTTGCTCATCTGCATGCGCTTGATGCGCAGGGCAGGCCGATTGCCGTTGCTCCGGTGCCCAATCACGGCCTTGGCGTTGCGATCAACGACCGTCTGAACCGGGCCGCGGCGCCCCGCTAG
- a CDS encoding YqgE/AlgH family protein yields the protein MNLTGKLLIAMPGMGDPRFERAVIYLCDHSEKGAMGLIVNKPADGVRLSDLLEQLEITPAEAARDLPVYFGGPVESGRGFVLHSRDYHSSIQTLKVDERFGMTATLDILEDIAGGTGPDHALMMLGYSGWGAGQLESEISRNGWLTADANPDLVFARGDDDKWSAALKTLGVDPVMLSETAGRA from the coding sequence TTGAACCTGACAGGAAAGCTGCTGATTGCGATGCCCGGCATGGGGGATCCGCGTTTTGAACGAGCGGTCATCTATCTGTGCGACCACAGCGAGAAAGGCGCGATGGGCCTGATCGTGAACAAGCCGGCGGACGGCGTGCGCCTGTCTGACCTGCTGGAACAGCTGGAGATTACCCCGGCAGAGGCCGCACGCGATCTGCCGGTCTATTTCGGTGGCCCGGTCGAAAGCGGGCGCGGGTTCGTTTTGCACTCCCGCGACTACCATTCAAGCATTCAGACCCTCAAGGTGGACGAGCGCTTCGGGATGACCGCCACGCTTGATATCCTGGAAGATATCGCCGGGGGGACAGGGCCTGATCACGCGCTGATGATGCTGGGTTATTCGGGCTGGGGCGCGGGACAATTGGAGAGCGAGATATCCCGCAACGGCTGGCTGACGGCGGATGCAAATCCCGATCTTGTCTTCGCGCGCGGCGATGACGACAAATGGAGCGCCGCGCTCAAGACGCTGGGCGTCGATCCGGTTATGTTGTCCGAAACAGCGGGCCGGGCCTAG
- a CDS encoding protein-disulfide reductase DsbD domain-containing protein — translation MIRLLSILAVGLGLSLPATAQNLDDIVRLDVLDGGTTAHGTQRVAIRLSMADGWKTYWRAPGDAGIPPRFTWKGSRNLGAVAMSWPTPKVFDQNGMRSIGYDRELVLPIEVTPQASGRAVRLKGKMDIGICEDICIPATLSFDHRTDPTAGSNPVIAAALANRPFSEQEAGVTAATCHITPTSNGLRIEAHIAMPPAGGKEVAVIEPGDPHIWSSEARATRHGGTLVAASDLIHVDHTPFALDRSALRITVLGQKHAVDIRGCTSE, via the coding sequence ATGATACGACTGCTTTCAATCCTGGCCGTTGGCCTTGGCCTGTCCCTGCCCGCGACCGCTCAGAACCTGGACGATATCGTCCGTCTCGACGTGCTTGACGGCGGCACGACGGCGCATGGCACACAGCGTGTCGCAATCCGGCTGAGTATGGCGGACGGCTGGAAAACCTATTGGCGCGCGCCCGGCGATGCCGGCATTCCACCGCGCTTTACATGGAAAGGATCGCGTAACCTCGGCGCTGTGGCGATGAGCTGGCCGACCCCGAAGGTCTTTGACCAAAACGGAATGCGATCCATCGGATATGACCGCGAACTGGTCTTGCCGATCGAGGTGACGCCGCAGGCTTCAGGCCGGGCGGTCCGGCTGAAGGGCAAGATGGATATCGGGATTTGCGAGGATATCTGTATCCCGGCAACCCTCTCATTCGATCACCGGACCGATCCGACGGCGGGCAGCAATCCCGTCATTGCGGCGGCCCTCGCCAATCGCCCGTTTTCCGAGCAAGAGGCCGGTGTGACCGCAGCGACGTGCCATATCACCCCAACCTCGAACGGATTGCGCATCGAGGCCCATATCGCGATGCCGCCGGCAGGCGGAAAAGAGGTCGCTGTTATCGAGCCGGGCGATCCGCATATTTGGTCGTCCGAGGCGCGTGCGACGCGGCATGGCGGCACGCTGGTGGCGGCAAGCGACCTGATCCATGTCGATCACACGCCGTTCGCCCTTGACCGGTCAGCTTTAAGGATCACGGTGCTGGGCCAGAAACATGCCGTCGATATTCGCGGATGCACGTCGGAATGA
- a CDS encoding NUDIX hydrolase has translation MTSRPLLGAIAVLIHEDRVLLAQRKKNPDAGLWGFPGGHVEMGETALAAAVRELREETGIVARPLDYLTNIDVIRKDAHGITEVHYMLAAVFCAYESGEPVAADDVSDARWFAVEHVAQGDLQMSDRVLQVMELAVQRRAALLDKAAANSAHR, from the coding sequence ATGACCTCACGTCCGCTTCTTGGCGCGATTGCCGTCTTGATCCATGAAGACCGAGTCCTGCTTGCCCAGCGCAAGAAAAATCCGGATGCCGGATTATGGGGCTTTCCGGGCGGACATGTTGAGATGGGCGAGACCGCACTTGCCGCTGCCGTGCGTGAGTTGAGGGAAGAAACCGGCATTGTGGCCCGCCCTCTGGACTATCTGACAAACATTGATGTCATTCGCAAAGATGCCCATGGGATCACTGAGGTCCACTATATGCTGGCCGCCGTGTTTTGCGCCTATGAAAGCGGTGAGCCCGTTGCCGCGGACGATGTAAGCGATGCGCGCTGGTTTGCTGTCGAGCATGTTGCACAGGGTGATCTGCAGATGAGCGACCGTGTCTTGCAGGTGATGGAACTGGCGGTTCAGCGCCGCGCCGCGCTTTTGGACAAAGCGGCAGCCAATTCCGCGCACAGATAG
- a CDS encoding efflux RND transporter permease subunit has translation MARNIPGAASGILSYFTRHRTAANLLLVVLIVLGIAAIPNMRAQFFPDVVVDNVTVSVEWEGAGPEDVDSSIIQILEPSLLAIDGVETSESISREGSGTITLEFEPGWEMGRAADDVQSTVDAITTLPEDAEEPSVRRGAWRDRVTDVVITGPISPQQLGLFADELIVRLFTVGVTRTTIRGLVAPQTLVEVPSSNLIANDIEMSEIAAAIAAEVNADPAGDVTGANARVRTGTEKRTPADIAAIVLRSNPDGSKLTIGDVASVRIEGVDRVRSYFVGDDPAMSIRVDRSERGDAIDVQRTVEDVVAQMQASLPEGVSAQLIRTRAEAITGRLDILLDNGLMGLGLVLALLFLFLNARTAFWVAAGIPAAMFAAIALMYAAGITINMISLFGLIITLGIVVDDAIVVGEHADYRFQRLGEHPVVAAENAARRMAMPVFAATLTTVIAFFGLVAVGGRFGDLIRDIPFTVIVVLLASLVECFLILPNHMAHALVHAEKTRWYDQPSRFVNRGFRWVRDRLFRPFMAWVIWARYAVLAGAVVLLASQAALFISGDVQWRFFNAPERGSVTGNFAMAEGATREDTFEMMREMQRATEALGAEYAERYGTNPLDYVMAEIGGNSGRGLSGVEAKDTDMLGGISIELIDADLRPYSSFAFVGELQDRVIHHPLVETVSFRGWRSGPGGDALDVQFYGSDVDTLKSASQALQAALLRYPEVSAVEDNLAYDKEELILDLTPQGQALGFTIDALGRALRNRLNGMEAATYPDGPRSATIRVELPEGELTADFLERTQMRTPGGQYVPLADIVSVEQRTGFSTVRRENGIRVVSVTGDISEDNPERAEEIMQALEDEILPTIASEKQVEWRLSGLSEQEDDFLNDAMTGLILCLTGIFLVLAWVFSSWTRPLVVMAIIPFGLVGTIFGHFVWDVPLSMFTVVGLLGMTGIIINDSIVLVTTIDEYAQDRGLIPSIIEGASDRLRPVLLTTLTTVLGLTPLLYEQSQQAQFLKPTVITLVFGLGFGMVLVLFIVPALVAVQYDIGRKMTAMRRALRSTNRPVRVTVSAALAVSIAWLAVTVGWTAVTGGLPAPLATLLPDLDGMRGSLALFIPGAVALVFVVYLCAELAAALSKSAARR, from the coding sequence ATGGCGCGCAACATCCCCGGGGCAGCCAGCGGCATTCTATCCTATTTCACCCGCCACAGGACGGCGGCGAACCTGCTGTTGGTCGTGCTGATCGTGCTGGGCATTGCCGCGATCCCCAACATGCGTGCGCAGTTCTTTCCTGATGTGGTTGTCGACAACGTGACGGTCAGTGTCGAATGGGAAGGTGCCGGGCCCGAGGATGTCGACAGTTCGATCATACAGATCCTGGAACCTTCGCTTTTGGCCATAGACGGTGTTGAAACGTCTGAGTCGATCTCACGCGAAGGGTCCGGCACGATCACGCTGGAATTCGAACCGGGCTGGGAAATGGGGCGCGCCGCCGATGACGTACAATCGACGGTGGATGCGATCACAACGTTGCCCGAGGATGCGGAAGAACCCAGCGTTCGGCGCGGCGCCTGGCGCGACCGCGTCACGGATGTTGTGATCACGGGGCCGATTTCCCCGCAACAACTCGGCCTTTTCGCGGATGAGTTGATTGTTCGTCTTTTCACCGTCGGTGTGACACGCACGACAATCAGGGGCCTTGTCGCGCCTCAGACCCTGGTCGAAGTGCCGTCCTCCAATCTGATCGCGAATGATATCGAGATGTCGGAAATCGCGGCGGCGATTGCCGCCGAGGTGAACGCCGATCCCGCGGGCGACGTCACGGGCGCCAACGCTCGTGTGCGCACCGGCACCGAAAAGCGCACACCTGCGGACATTGCGGCAATCGTGCTGCGCTCCAACCCCGATGGCTCAAAGCTCACGATTGGCGATGTGGCATCCGTGCGGATCGAGGGTGTCGACCGCGTGCGCAGCTACTTTGTCGGTGACGATCCGGCCATGTCGATCCGGGTCGACCGCTCCGAAAGGGGCGATGCCATCGACGTGCAACGGACCGTCGAAGACGTCGTGGCGCAGATGCAGGCGAGCCTGCCGGAAGGGGTGTCGGCCCAACTGATCCGCACCCGGGCCGAAGCGATCACAGGCCGGCTTGATATACTTCTGGACAACGGGCTGATGGGGCTTGGCCTTGTTCTTGCCCTGCTGTTTCTGTTCCTGAATGCCAGAACCGCGTTTTGGGTCGCCGCGGGCATACCCGCCGCGATGTTCGCGGCCATCGCATTGATGTACGCCGCGGGTATCACGATCAATATGATCAGCCTCTTCGGTCTGATCATCACGCTTGGCATTGTGGTCGATGATGCAATCGTGGTCGGAGAGCATGCCGATTACCGGTTTCAGCGTCTTGGGGAACACCCGGTCGTCGCGGCCGAGAACGCGGCCCGCCGGATGGCGATGCCGGTTTTTGCCGCGACCCTGACAACGGTTATCGCCTTTTTCGGTCTCGTCGCCGTCGGCGGGCGGTTCGGCGATCTGATCCGCGATATTCCCTTCACGGTGATCGTGGTGCTGCTTGCCTCACTGGTGGAGTGTTTTCTGATCCTGCCCAACCACATGGCGCATGCTCTCGTTCACGCGGAAAAGACGCGCTGGTACGATCAACCCAGCCGGTTCGTGAACCGCGGCTTTCGCTGGGTGCGCGACAGGTTGTTCCGTCCGTTCATGGCATGGGTGATCTGGGCCCGCTACGCCGTTCTGGCCGGCGCTGTTGTCCTGCTGGCCAGTCAGGCGGCGCTGTTTATCAGCGGTGATGTGCAGTGGCGTTTCTTCAACGCGCCCGAGCGAGGGTCGGTGACCGGCAACTTTGCCATGGCCGAAGGCGCCACCCGCGAGGACACCTTTGAGATGATGCGGGAGATGCAGCGCGCGACAGAGGCTTTGGGCGCTGAATATGCCGAACGTTATGGAACCAATCCGCTTGACTATGTCATGGCAGAGATCGGCGGCAATTCGGGCCGGGGTCTGTCAGGGGTCGAGGCCAAGGATACCGACATGCTTGGCGGTATCTCGATCGAATTGATCGACGCGGATCTCAGACCTTATTCCAGTTTCGCCTTTGTCGGAGAGCTTCAGGACCGTGTGATTCATCATCCACTTGTCGAAACCGTATCCTTCAGGGGATGGCGTTCGGGCCCGGGAGGCGACGCTTTGGATGTCCAGTTCTACGGATCGGATGTCGATACGCTGAAAAGCGCGTCCCAAGCCTTGCAGGCCGCGCTCCTGCGGTATCCCGAGGTTTCGGCGGTGGAGGACAACCTAGCTTATGACAAGGAAGAGCTGATCCTCGATCTGACACCGCAGGGCCAGGCCCTGGGCTTTACGATTGACGCGCTGGGTCGCGCGCTGCGGAACCGGCTGAACGGGATGGAGGCGGCCACCTATCCCGATGGTCCGCGAAGCGCCACGATCCGCGTGGAACTGCCAGAGGGAGAATTGACGGCGGATTTCCTGGAACGGACCCAGATGCGCACACCCGGCGGTCAATACGTACCCCTTGCCGATATCGTGAGTGTCGAACAACGCACCGGCTTTTCGACCGTGCGCCGCGAAAACGGCATTCGTGTTGTTTCGGTGACCGGCGATATCTCCGAAGACAATCCGGAGCGCGCCGAGGAGATCATGCAGGCGCTTGAAGACGAGATCCTGCCGACCATCGCGAGCGAGAAACAGGTGGAATGGCGCCTGTCGGGCCTCAGCGAACAGGAAGACGATTTCCTCAACGATGCCATGACGGGTCTGATCCTGTGCCTGACTGGCATTTTCCTCGTTTTGGCGTGGGTCTTTTCAAGTTGGACCCGGCCGTTGGTCGTGATGGCGATCATACCGTTTGGCCTGGTGGGCACGATCTTTGGACATTTCGTGTGGGATGTGCCGCTCAGCATGTTCACGGTGGTCGGCCTTCTTGGCATGACCGGGATTATCATCAACGATTCCATCGTTCTGGTGACCACGATCGACGAATACGCGCAGGACCGCGGTTTGATCCCCTCCATTATCGAGGGGGCCAGCGATAGGCTGAGACCGGTTCTTTTGACGACGCTGACCACGGTTCTGGGACTGACGCCCCTTCTTTACGAACAATCGCAGCAGGCACAGTTCCTCAAGCCGACGGTGATCACATTGGTCTTTGGTCTGGGCTTCGGCATGGTGCTGGTGCTTTTTATCGTGCCGGCGCTTGTCGCGGTGCAATACGATATCGGTCGCAAAATGACGGCGATGCGGCGTGCGCTGCGCAGCACCAACCGACCGGTTCGCGTGACGGTGAGCGCGGCGCTCGCCGTGTCCATCGCCTGGCTTGCCGTGACCGTCGGCTGGACCGCCGTGACCGGAGGATTGCCTGCGCCGCTTGCAACCCTTCTGCCTGACCTGGACGGGATGAGAGGCAGCCTTGCGCTCTTTATCCCCGGGGCGGTCGCGCTGGTCTTCGTTGTCTATCTGTGCGCGGAATTGGCTGCCGCTTTGTCCAAAAGCGCGGCGCGGCGCTGA
- a CDS encoding efflux RND transporter periplasmic adaptor subunit, whose product MRFLRQSLIGVFLASVTLALLIYAGQLVYGAVQTRMADDRRPPSARERVFAVNVQVAQLESVSPILTAFGQIQSRRTLEMRAAVGGRVIHLADSFVEGGVVGQGDVLVGIDPANLEAALERVRNDLRDAEAEVRDADRGLILARDELAAAEDQASLQDRAFQRQVDLEARGVGTAASVEAAELSAAQARQSVLSRRQAEAQAEARVDLAATRLSRTRIALEEAERDLADTEITAPFSGSLSDVTVVEGRLVSQNEKLAELVDPNALEVSFRVSTAQFTRLLGPSGLLVPARVVVTLDGAVDLQTSGQINRASAGVGDVQTGRLLFARLEQAQGFKTGDFVTVSVEEPVVDRVARLPASALGADGAVLVLDADERLEMLPVDLIRRQGDDILVRGLGLEGRSVVTARTPLLAAGIKVRPLREDDGIPEEQAMLELSEERRARLVAFVEANTRMPDVTKARLLLQLAEPQVPTRIVERIEARMGG is encoded by the coding sequence ATGCGCTTTTTGCGCCAAAGTCTGATTGGTGTGTTTCTGGCGTCGGTTACGCTGGCTTTGCTGATTTACGCGGGTCAGCTTGTCTATGGCGCCGTGCAAACGCGCATGGCGGATGATCGGCGTCCACCCTCCGCGCGCGAGAGGGTGTTTGCCGTGAACGTGCAGGTGGCGCAGCTGGAAAGCGTGTCACCCATCCTGACGGCCTTCGGACAGATCCAAAGCCGCCGCACGCTTGAGATGCGGGCCGCCGTCGGCGGTCGTGTGATCCATTTGGCGGACAGTTTTGTGGAGGGTGGCGTTGTCGGGCAGGGCGATGTGTTGGTGGGCATTGATCCGGCCAACCTCGAGGCGGCCTTGGAGCGGGTCAGAAACGATCTGCGGGATGCAGAGGCCGAGGTGCGCGATGCGGATCGCGGGTTGATCCTGGCGCGCGATGAATTGGCAGCGGCGGAGGATCAGGCCAGCCTCCAGGATCGCGCCTTCCAGCGGCAGGTCGATCTGGAGGCGCGCGGCGTCGGCACCGCTGCGTCCGTTGAAGCGGCGGAGCTGTCCGCGGCGCAGGCCCGTCAATCCGTCCTCTCCCGCCGGCAAGCCGAAGCGCAGGCGGAGGCCCGCGTCGATCTTGCGGCAACGCGTCTATCCCGCACCCGGATCGCATTGGAGGAAGCGGAGCGCGACCTTGCCGATACCGAGATCACAGCCCCCTTCAGCGGCAGTCTCAGCGATGTCACCGTGGTCGAGGGACGGCTGGTGTCGCAAAATGAAAAGCTCGCCGAGCTGGTCGATCCCAACGCCCTTGAGGTGTCGTTTCGCGTGTCGACCGCGCAGTTTACGCGCTTGCTTGGTCCGTCGGGCCTTTTGGTGCCTGCACGGGTCGTCGTGACGCTGGATGGTGCGGTTGATCTGCAGACCAGCGGGCAGATCAATCGCGCCAGCGCGGGCGTGGGCGATGTGCAGACAGGACGCCTGCTGTTCGCGCGTCTGGAGCAGGCGCAGGGCTTCAAGACCGGCGATTTTGTGACCGTTTCGGTGGAAGAACCGGTCGTTGACCGGGTCGCGCGCCTGCCGGCTTCGGCTTTGGGGGCGGATGGCGCGGTTCTGGTACTTGATGCCGACGAAAGGCTTGAGATGTTGCCCGTCGATCTGATCCGCCGCCAGGGCGACGATATTCTGGTGCGCGGCCTGGGTCTGGAGGGCCGATCTGTCGTGACCGCACGCACCCCTCTTCTGGCGGCGGGGATTAAGGTGCGTCCGCTGCGTGAGGATGACGGCATCCCGGAGGAACAGGCAATGCTGGAGCTAAGTGAGGAGCGGCGGGCAAGACTTGTCGCCTTTGTCGAAGCCAATACCAGGATGCCGGACGTGACCAAGGCGCGGCTGCTGCTGCAGCTTGCCGAGCCTCAGGTACCAACGCGGATCGTGGAGCGGATCGAAGCCCGGATGGGAGGCTAG